The following coding sequences lie in one Clupea harengus chromosome 23, Ch_v2.0.2, whole genome shotgun sequence genomic window:
- the cntd1 gene encoding cyclin N-terminal domain-containing protein 1, giving the protein MATRPMSSFSSEHQKNLKFGEATFDVLSDFLTSINNKNKLNLENLSDNCGNFKNRKVVEYIFLLCKDFKLDPMVGYHAVEILESFMIKHIEELLSCPTAQGASGGGDVNSEELIFQSIRPKFSFIILSCVQLASKMSLHCNVGVPAHLVKL; this is encoded by the exons ATGGCAACTAGGCCCATGTCATCATTTTCATCTGAGCatcaaaaaaatctaaaatttGGCGAGGCAACATTTGATGTTCTGTCAGATTTCCTGACCAGtatcaacaacaaaaacaaactgaactTGGAAAACCTATCAGATAACTGTGGGAATTTCAAGAATCGAAAAGTGGTGG AGTATATCTTCCTTCTCTGTAAGGACTTTAAACTCGACCCGATGGTTGGATACCATGCTGTGGAGATACTCGAAAG CTTTATGATCAAGCACATTGAGGAGCTGCTCTCTTGTCCAACTGCGCAAGGCGCCAGTGGAGGTGGAGACGTGAATTCTGAGGAACTTATCTTTCAAAGCATCAGGCCGAAGttctccttcatcatcctctcctgtgtgcaGCTGGCTAGCAAGATGTCCCTGCACTGTAATGTAGGTGTCCCAGCGCACCTGGTTAA ATTGTGA
- the LOC105909505 gene encoding E3 ubiquitin-protein ligase MARCHF7-like, which produces MPRISIQKRKSSEYFFNAKTGFQIRYSYPCILCVFFFLDHKDKCVRAKIRKPLPSGRSACHQGVHGQFTSSDTETSPCSFAQNKPPLVHSRGALPVSQVHRLPRAWPLLPSLRYTSSSSESDSGQQDTPDRLLDFSDIDSSIPDEEPDDSEGPNSSIFSACSVSTDSCLSSAQQTESSLGYPSSSGSSSSTSSRDTVLDLSPRLRVSPLEWLSRDLPSLEPITSESDEEDLEEEWNTWQTRQLGQGGGLVRWRGPLSRPYPAPAPAPLAAAAAGASSRRDVEASLSRDVSPRGPAVRRSLDRDVYSSMPGLEPIPGITLAGDISASAARNHRAGLYLSLMEPPGLEPIPRNEPPWLGWLRRPGAASLQASAQDRDGENHSSGEGEESVTPPPVAPRLGSRVEALAVMDQLGMALMAMRQMRREIQEMQRNNGHEGASLPRRNNTESGNSTGNGNSTGNGNSASVDGSNAGAPDARPQADPETLRRITQSLMEESDEEEEGDQCRICQSGAGTPTNPLLCPCQCSGSLQYIHHDCLKKWIQTKIESGADMPAVTTCELCKGTLNLDLDDFDLEECFRRHAQTQRDRGGPDLHLLLLLQERFSDLMMAIQAHSVAVTQVSHNHNHSYNYKHSYNHKHSHNHNHSYNYKHSYNHKHSHNHNHSYSYNHKHKHSHSHSYNYNNNIHKPRYNHTEQFGQCRLAAVA; this is translated from the exons ATGCCGAGAATAAGTATTCAA aaaagaaaaagtagtgaatatttttttaatgccaAAACAGGATTTCAAATAAGGTACTCATATCCTTGTatactttgtgtttttttttttttagatcacaaAGACAAATGTGTGAGAGCAAAGATCAGAAAACCATTACCATCTGGCCGTTCAGCCTGTCACCAAGGAGTGCATGGTCAGTTCACCTCAAGCGACACAGAAACGTCTCCCTGTTCGTTCGCTCAGAACAAACCTCCCTTGGTCCACAGCAGAGGAGCTCTCCCCGTGTCTCAGGTCCACCGTTTGCCCCGGGCCTGGCCTCTTCTGCCCTCGCTCAGGTACACCTCCTCGTCATCCGAGTCCGACTCGGGCCAGCAGGACACCCCAGACCGCCTGCTGGACTTCTCCGACATTGACAGTAGCATTCCAGACGAGGAACCGGACGACAGCGAAGGGCCCAACAGCAGCATCTTTTCCGCCTGCAGCGTCTCCACGGACTCCTGCCTGTCCTCCGCCCAGCAGACAGAGTCCTCTCTGGGCTACCCCAGTTCTTCAGGCAGCAGCTCCTCCACATCCTCCAGGGACACGGTGCTGGACCTCAGCCCCAGACTGAGGGTCTCTCCTCTGGAGTGGCTCAGCAGGGACCTCCCCTCTCTGGAGCCTATCACGTCTGAGTCCGATGAGgaggacctggaggaggagtggaataCCTGGCAGACCAGGCAGCTGGGGCAAGGTGGGGGGCTGGTGCGATGGAGAGGCCCCCTGTCTCGGCCCTATCCTGCTCCGGCTCCGGCTCCAttagcagcggcagcagcaggcgCCTCTTCTCGTCGAGATGTCGAAGCGTCTTTGAGTCGCGATGTGAGCCCCCGTGGACCAGCAGTGAGAAGAAGCCTGGACAGAGACGTCTACAGCTCCATGCCAGGCCTGGAGCCCATACCTGGGATCACACTCGCTGGCGACATCTCAGCGTCCGCTGCCAGGAACCACAGAGCGggcctctacctctccctcatgGAACCACCGGGCCTAGAGCCCATCCCCAGGAACGAGCCACCCTGGCTGGGTTGGCTGAGAAGACCAGGCGCCGCCTCCCTCCAGGCTAGTGCCCAGGACAGAGACGGGGAGAACCACAGCagcggagagggggaggagagtgtCACGCCTCCCCCTGTTGCGCCTCGGTTGGGGTCGCGCGTTGAGGCGTTGGCCGTGATGGATCAGCTGGGCATGGCGCTGATGGCGATGCGGCAGATGCGGCGTGAGATTCAGGAGATGCAGAGGAACAACGGGCACGAGGGAGCCAGCCTGCCGCGCAGGAATAACACGGAGAGCGGGAATAGCACAGGGAATGGGAATAGCACAGGGAATGGGAATAGTGCCAGTGTGGATGGAAGCAATGCTGGCGCTCCAGACGCCAGACCACAAGCCGACCCGGAAACACTCCGCAGGATAACACAGAG ttTAATGGAGGAgtctgatgaggaggaggagggggatcaGTGTCGTATCTGTCAGTCTGGGGCTGGTACTCCCACAAACCCCCTGCTGTGCCCCTGCCAGTGCTCAGGGAGCCTGCAGTACATCCACCATGACTGCCTGAAGAAGTGGATCCAGACCAAAATAGAGTCAG gtgccgACATGCCCGCAGTGACAACCTGTGAGTTGTGTAAGGGGACTCTAAACCTGGACCTGGATGACTTTGATCTTGAGGAGTGTTTTCGTcggcatgcacaaacacag AGGGACCGCGGCGGCCCAGACCTCCACCTGCTGCTTCTGCTTCAGGAGCGTTTCTCAGACCTCATGATGGCCATCCAGGCTCACAGCGTCGCCGTCACTCAGGTCAGCCACAATCACAACCACAGCTACAACTACAAACACAGctacaaccacaaacacagccacaatCACAACCACAGCTACAACTACAAACACAGctacaaccacaaacacagccacaatCACAACCACAGCTACAGctacaaccacaaacacaaacacagccacagccacagctacAACTACAACAATAACATCCACAAACCCAGATACAACCAca CTGAGCAGTTTGGGCAGTGTAGGCTGGCAGCAGTAGCCTAA
- the LOC105909520 gene encoding cytochrome c oxidase assembly factor 3 homolog, mitochondrial — MAEKGTTGGSEAQFAKRVDPAKEALSPEQLRFIQQVEVEQWKKRTHKLRGRNIATGLAIGAMVMGIYAYTIHAVKQEKVMDEIDEEARLLKAQAPKTGAI; from the exons ATGGCTGAGAAAGGCACTACAGGAGGATCGGAAGCTCAATTTGCTAAGAGAGTTGATCCAGCGAAAGAGGCTCTGTCGCCGGAACAGTTGCGGTTTATCCAGCAAGTGGAGGTCgaacagtggaagaaaagaacacacaagCTACGGGGTCGAAATATCGCAACGGGCCTTGCAATTGGTGCTATGGTGATGGGGATCT ATGCCTACACAATACACGCGGTAAAACAAGAAAAGGTCATGGACGAAATTGACGAGGAGGCCAGACTCCTCAAAGCGCAAGCACCAAAGACTGGGGCCATCTGA